The genome window TCCTTTTTGAATCTGATATGTCCTTTAGCATCACTTCACAGAAATGCAATTGTGACTCCCCAAATCTTAATTTGAGTAATTCTAAGTATCTTATTTCCTTTTCTGTGTTTATGACATTTTGAGCCAACAGCCTGTCTGCCAGGAGTGTTCTATATTCATTAACAAACAATTCCTTGCTACCATACACATTGACCAGCATGGATATGATGTCACTTGCTTTCCTGTCATTGGCATTAATTTTAGGATCAGCATCCACCGGATCAGGGTTCCATTCATCCCAGGCTTCTTCTTTTTCGTGATCCCCATCAGCATCTGTTGCAAATTTGGCCAACTCCTCTGCCAGTTCGCTGCCAGCTCCCTCCTCTGTAAGACTGCTGACTACACTCCTCACTGTGTCCTCCCGGTTCCGCAGATAATTCTTCACAGGTTTGGTGACAGTCTCTAGGATAACCCCAGATGGATCAAGGTGCTGCAAAGCTCTAATAGTAGACACATAGGCTGTGAGGATATCTGGAGTATTCACACCGGGATGCAACAGCCTAGTTTCTAATGCACTTTGGAGTTTCTTATATAAAGTTGCCCTCAAGTCTGTCTTATTTAAACACAGTTTAATGTCATCTATTGCAGGCTGGGAGTCCGGATAATCAATAATAATGATGTTAAACAGTTGGTCTATTCTTAATTTAGTATAACTGTGGTACAAGTAGTAGCTTAACTTCTGTTTAAACTTCAGGATTGCATTCTGTATATTTTTGTCATCTGGAGGAGGCTTGGAAGATCCAGCACAGTATATCCTTGTGAGCCAGGACATCACAGTAGTCTCGAGCCAATTCTCCAATGCACTTATATGTGAAACATCAGTGCCAGTGCAAAGTTTCTGAATGTGAGAGTCTATTCGCAGCTGAATAAAGCTTGTAAGCACCTGCCCTGTCAGTCTTTCTAACAACTGCAACTCCATCAATTTCCTGTTGGTGTCATGAAATACTTTTACAATATAAGCACAATTGCATTCTGAATATTCATTTGAACATCCCGCACATGTGACATCTTCACTCATGTCAGAACTCTCATTTTcattatcaaaaacattaaatgacattttataaaaatgatttatgatCACCTGGAAATCCAGAGGCAGTTGAGACAACAGTGTAGCCCGAATAAGCTGCTTGAAGCCTAAAATTACATCTTTCTCTCCAAATATAGGTTTATTATCACAACAACTATTGTTCAGGATGGCCAGTCGCCGCAGCATCGGCATAAAATTCGAGACAGACTCGTACAGGTCGTTCACAGCGGACTTGAAGAGTTGGAATCCTTTCACCTCCTCCTCGACGACAGTAAACTTCGACCAGAAGGATGGTGTTATGTGTTGGCGCACATACTTCTCTGTATGCAACAATACCAAATCTCTTATTCTAGCAGGAATGCCCAAACCAACAATGATTTGCTGAACCTCATCATATTCGGCGTTTGTGCAGTCGGTAAATAATGTGTCGTTGAGAATGGGATATGCGTAGGTTATCTTATTCCAATATACTTTTAGTTCTGCCCGTTTTTGAgccattttaataataattaacaaaggtCTGTATATTATTATCCTTACGTTTAATTAAACAACAGATGAAACAGAAAGAGAAAAACCAAGCGAATTTAGCGAAGAATCGAAGATTCGACTTTGACGTctttgacagtattgacacttgaCAGAACACAATGTACGTTCggatatatacagaaatttcattATATTGCATCATGTTGGGCCCTTGTTTTGCATATTACTAGATAACTTTCTAGTCAACTTCACAGGCTACTTAGAGAACTTAGAACAAtttgtagttttatattttttatataaaaactaggGTGCCATAACTGACTAAttgttgtaattttattatttttaaaatgtattttatttcgaagtTACTTGTTgtttttgaacgatttccaatTCTTTTGGCATCGATTGTGCAACCAACATTACAATTTGATCTCAATCGATTCAATTACAAAAGCACTAACAGACGGCCGTACCGAACCGCGATTTTGGTAGATgccgaaagagaagagtcgtgaaatgtaagtAGCTGGTCAGTCGCAGGTCGCAGCTATGAGTGAAAACGAGAAAGAGATTAGAAGGGACGAGCGGTTATACAATGCTCTTTCTCAAGGTCGATAATCTTTAATAAAAACCATTATTATGTTCTCTAGAAAGtagctagagtcagaccaaattaattttgcaaattACTAAAATACTTGGCAATTAATTGAACTGATCATAgatcaaaattattaaattaggaGAATTCAATGTTACTCCTCAATGCAGCCATGCCAGGAGGATGAGCCTGAATTGTGGATGCAGGATGTTAGGCCTGGGGATTGATGGGTTGCAAGACTTGCTAGTATGAAACATAAGCCATCATCATAGTCACTAAAGTAATGTTGGCTCAAAAGGAAAGGTTCAGTTAACTTAATGTTTGGGTCAATGACATACAGGTTTTTGCTTGAAAAGTTTTATTTCCTTATCATAAATTGCATTTTGATGTTACACTGTATTTTTTCATGTTACTTATGAGTTACAttgtctaaaaataaaatagacatGTTGCTTAAGATTAAAGTAGTTAAATCCTATCTTATACTAAATTAGTGGATTGGTTCTGGCTGTTGTGTTATAAGGAGACCAAATCTCTTCTTGATTATAATTCTCTGTCTTGAATACTTGTCTTCAGGAGAAAATCGAgctgaaaaataaacaaaaatttttttagttttttatttattttgttgtagtcatcatatgaaaattataattataatttataagtaaaaaaaatcacattaaggaagaaaaatttaaaaacctaATTTTACCagttttagaattttatttcCATTTCTTAAAAGCAGAATTGTACTTTTAATAGCCATAGCCAATACATTTAAAATAGATTGAGGTCATTTGTGAGAGTGTGATGATGTAAGAACATGATATAGGTtggaaatttaaaataagttgccTTTGAGCAATATGGGTCCGCTGTGTGTGAGAGAGTGCTATGAACATTATGTAGCGATGTCCTGTTTGCATTGCATACCACTGCGGCACGCGGATCCGCACCTTTTACTTCCGTAGAGCCCCTAAGAGTCTCGGAGTTAGCTTAATCAGACTCTACTTAGCTACCTGGCTTAACAACCTCAAATCACAGGTATACTCCTTACACAGTATGTTATACATGTAATACAAGGAAAAAAATATCCTTACCTGGGTGGGCAGATAGGGTTGGCTTCCCAGTAGGGTCCAGCGtctgtaaaattaaataatattaaatgaacATACAATCAAACTAAACGCATGCAAAGAAGACGAAAGTTAGGTTATGTTGTGTTATTGTGGAAATAAACCTACCGCCAGAGTGTACTGTCTTTCACCATTTTCGTTCAAGAAATATCTGAGGTACATTGTTACTGATATGGGTTTTGCGTTTTAATCTTGTAATAACTTTTAATTTCCCAGTTTACGCGCACTCGtactatacaacaaacgtgacacGGTGACAATCTGACAATGTAAATGTCAATACATATGCAAtacatacatgttttttttttcacacaaaCCTCACCTCTCCACAGACCTTTGCCACAGACTTTTATCCAAAGCTTTTAtcgcatagaaggtagcatcctatagaagatgtatagaagtggtctacgcgtgcctccgtgagggacaaaacatataaattcgaccaatcatagcgtcgcattgcgccgctatgattggtcgaatttatttgatatggtgggcaacaaatgaattcgaccaatcacggtggtcaatttacggtggggaataaaacaagatgtgagactgtgacaaggacaaacaataatagcgctttcgctgctactcctactgaaagatgcataagactatcccgttctgtcagttatccccaccactcatgcccaatccagttatactagattcatgttttATCGTGagtattatagatggtcaagcagatcttgtcagtagaaaaaggcggcaaatttgaaaaatgtaggcgcgaatggatatagtcccatagaaaatttgaatttcgcgcctttttctactgacaagatttgcttgaccatttatATATTCCTTGCTTTTATCCAACTTGTACAAATCCCCAAATGGTTGTAtcgtataattaattttaattgcttaaaatttcttcaaatattatgttttgttttttatatttcagtAATAGATATGGTCCAATGAACAACAAATCACTTATTTTTTTCGGCTAAACCACACCCAGTATTCTACTTGTTTTGGAACACagccatgtttttttttaccagcTGTCAATTTGACACTGACTGACAGTATTTTTCTAAACAACCGACGCTGTTCGCGTACGGTATACGTTGTTTTCATCTTGTGCTGTTTTTATGAAGCGTGTTTGGTGTAGTCTACGAAACCAGATCAGAACTATGGCTAACATTCCTCCAAGGAAAATTTCGCCATCCAGCAAGCCTTCTAAACAGGATGCCTCGCCGCTGCAAATACTTTTACAGATGGGTTTTCCGAGACACCGGGCGTAAGTTTGACAAGTTTGTTGGTTTTATTTGTTATTGTGAGTTGCTGAAGTTGTTTTGTGTGTTGTAGATTGAAGGCGTTAGCTGCTACGGGGAACCGCAGCGTGCAGTTGGCGTCGGATTGGTTGCTGACGCACGTAAACGACACGTACATCGACGCGGAGGAGCCCCGCGAGTACATTCTGTACGCGAACCCGACGGGCGCGTTGCTTACGCAACTGCATGACTTCTGGGCCAAGTCTAAAAAGTTGGGAGGGTGGAATGGAGCTCATAATTTTCCCCCTCATATTACACTAGTCTCATTTTTTAAGGTTGGGAAAAAtttgtatacctatataaaaagtGAATGTTGCAAAACAGTATTCTTGTTTGTATATGCCCAGTttcttatttttgtgtttaatttgtaaGTCAAATAATGGGTCCACTATTTctttaaataagttaaattaaattaggttatattttaaaatgaccGTAGATTGAATGAATGATTCTTCAGGCACCTGACGAGACGTCCCTGCAACTGGGTAAAGCAGTGAAAAGTGTTATAGAGACAGTGGGGGATCCCCCGGCCTGCCCTCTGAAGCTTGACCCCTACATCTCACAGAACTTCATGGGGCTCTTCGTGTCCGAAGAACATGCCGAGTATTTGAAGAAGATAGCAGTCCAGTATGTTAAGCAAGTTTCAACCTTATGTAAGTTTACAAttgactttttttataatattcttaTTTATTCCTCTTTAGGGTTTGGATTTCTATGTAAGTTGTTAGCAAGGAGTTTTATATATTTGATGCTATATTTCCTCTGTCCTgctaaatctaaaaaaagattttgttatataagtTATCACAGAAAAAAGAGATATGCCTGTGTAATGATTGCCAATGACTGCACTATTTGGTGTAAGAGGATTTAATTTGGTGTTGGAAAGTAGCTAGGTCTCTAGGTCTCCTTAGTATTGTATCATTAGCTATTTGTATAAATTATTGAAATCCACTGTTCctgccacagaacatattaaagaggttagaatggctatcgcgcgcagttagtatcggaaccggtgtcgccactcgttcctctccacatttactaacactcgcgcaacggcagtaaaaacttgtggtgaatggatacgcctcctttagacagatttgatgtctggcttcttaatctgaaggttattgtggcgcaaaaggcatgtttacttcgtttttcggtcagcgcgggcgattAGCATGCGAGcatttgctcaaaaccggcggcgatacgtaccctgctcgcatcgccattctaacttgttctgtggttccTGCCATCGTCAACATTTCTCCTACATTTGGAATAAATTTTACACTGCTTCCACAGCTAGAATCTGACActaaatatgatatgatattttaaaatactaaGCGCAGATTGTTTCCATACAGTGGGTGTATCCATGGATACATATGAACATTTGGATGCATTGGGGACATGTTTCCCCTGGTGCACCATGCCCCAAGAAAAACCAATTAAATGTAAGAGTAGACCCTTACTTTAGActgcttgtattttatttatttaatttgtcatCCTTTTATTTATCAGTAAACTAGAGTGGTGGTAGAAGAGCCTGCATGTTATTGTAAaggtaaataaaacataatctCATTATTCTACAAACATTTACAATAATTAATCAATCATGTTATTTAGCTAAATCAGCCTTAACAATTCTTGTGCTGATAGctgattttgttaaatattaattaaataggaTTGAACGCATGCTTTCTGCatgttattttatcatattttattttatttttctattacttTGCTATAGTGTTATAGTTTTAAGTcacttttataagttttataaaaaaaaaatagatattaatTACCCTTGTTTTATTAGTGGAATTAGATTTTcgcaacttttttttataaagaaaattttatataaatgaatTTTCTAAAGTgtacaaaaattatattataattcgtACTATCTTTAACACCAGGAAAAAAGCAGCATAAAATTTATCTCACTTTGTTGCCATCTTTCATTTTACTGTAGCCATTAATTTGGAGGCGCACGTGAAGTCCCTTCACATCACGCTGGCGTACCACTTCGAGGTGGCGGCGTTCGACGGCCTTAAGGCGCTGGTGGACGAGCTGCAGCCCCTGGAGACATCCAGCTGGGAGCTGCGGCTCTACTCCAGGGATCCCAAGTTCGCTAATCACCAGGTCAGTGTCAACGTTAGACAGTATAAACTTGGAGGCACATGTGAGGTCCCTGCAGCGTACCACTTCGAGGTGGGGTTCGATAGCCTTAGGGCGCTGATGGATGAGCTGCAGCCCTTGGAAATATCCAGCTGGGAGCACGGCGCTAAGCATAAGAGCAGTAACTCGTTTTGAAATCTCTTTCAATTGTAGAGCATATTGTACAAGTACAGTACAAGGTATACAATTGAATGACATTTCAAAATGAGCGCTTATTCTTAGCGCGGCCTCTGACAgttttttcttttcttcttcttttaatTAAATGGCGGACTGGCCAAACAAGTTGGCACAATTTTGCCAATTTCAAGTATTTTGATGTCTGCACCTGATAACAGAGAAGGACAACACAAACATATACCAACGTCTGCACAGAACATggaggtttttttaaatacctacctaacatgAAAATTTGATTCGGCCGGTCAAAATacagcccttgctacacggtcgccgacaagcccccagaccgcgtggccttggtccgtcccggaccgtgtagacagttgtttccaacaaaattagaccaaaactgaccaagggcagaccaaggtcagacggttagaaggcttgttggcgaccgtgtagcaagggcttaatatTGTGAGGCTTGTGGGTTGTTTAAATTTGTCATGTCTACCCACAACTTTTCATATACTTTCGTCGGGTACTATCATAgcaattttgttcagcatgtgAGAATAAATATGAAAGAAGTCGTATTAATATTAGTCTCTTTTACCAGGTGCACAAAGTGACGCAGGGCTACTCGCCGCTAGCGAGCGACGAGCtggaactggtgctcggggacTACATCTACATCGAGGAGAAGGCGTTCGACAACTCCCCGGACGGCTGGGTGCCTGGTACCTCGTGGCTGACAGGTACGTAGCACTCACTTGTATCACCAGGTGCACAAAGTGACGCAGGGCTACTCGCCGCTAGCGAGCGACGAGCTGGAACTGGTGCTCGGAGACTACATCTACATCGAGGAGAAGGCGTTCGACAACTCCCCTGACAGCTGGGTGCCTGGTACCTCGAGGCTGACGGGTACGTAGCATTCGCTTGTGTCACCAGGTGCACAAAGTGACGCAGGGCTACTCGCCGCTAGCGAGCGACGAGCTGGAACTGGTGCTCGTAGACTACATCTACATCGAGGAGAAGGCGTTCGACAACTCCCCTGACGGCTGGGTGCCTGTTACCTCAAGGCTGACGGGTACGTAGCACTCGCTTGTGTCACCAGGTGCACAAAGTGACGCAGGGCTACTCGCCGCTAGCGAGCGACGAGCTGGAACTGGTTCTCGGGGACTACATCTACATCGAGGAGAAAGCGTTCGACAACTCGCCTGACAGCTGGGTGCCTGGTACCTCGTGGCTGACGGGTAGCAATGACTTGTATTCGCAaacgcgtttttagggttctcaaAAGTCGGCAATGCTTGAGTGGCTGCTCTGATGTTGCTTATTTCCATTGGCGACGGTGACCGCTAACCATCAGGCAGCTTATATTGTTTAAGCAGCTAATTATTACCTAATGAATTATTATATAACATTAAGATGTAGATGTACCGGATAGTGATAATAATGATAACGTTTGTGTTTGcgattatttgtatattttgatTTGCCTTATCAAGTTAACAATTGGTAAACAACCTGTTAAAGAGCTATAAGATCTTTGGATGTCCAGGAAAATCACATTTAGGCCGCTAACCTTACCACTTTGGACCTATATTGGGTCCTTCAGTATTTCTGTCGATATTATATGGCCTACTAAAGAACCCGCGACCATTTATCTGTTTGTTTCACTATTTATAACTACCACCCATAGAGGCATTGGGGCAGTGACCCATAAATTGAAAAAAGTGCCCTAACCATAGACGTTCTGACTCAGATTTCGTGTCTGACGGTTGATGTGATTAATTGGTAAATGTCACGGATGTCCACGCagtattataaaaacaatatcaaTTTTGAATTATGACCTTACCCCAATAATCAGCAAGCTTTATAAAATGGCAACACCCAGCCGCCGACGCCGACAACGTCACTCACACATTCGCGGTTTACTTCACAAACAAGCTGGTGAGACTATTTATAATctgatcgtgacgtcactatGGCTAAATTCATGAATTGGGTACGGTTACTGGCACTAAAGGAaggttagtatttttttttatctttaataTATTTCTAAATTGTACTTTACTTTTAGCTGCTTCGCTTGCGATTGTACTTTGACCGTTATTTTACTTTGGTTGTTATCTCTTTTGGTATACATTTCGTATAGTATCATATCAACGAGTTACGTCAGAACATATGTTCTTAACCTTGGTGTAAATTATTTGGATTGCGTCCAAACTTGTATTCGCCGGCCGGTGCTACAACAAAGTATTTGTTGACTATGGTTACCAAagttgtttttgtattttgagACTTATGTTAGAAGCCTTGTAGTTGTTAtttgtttgtaattatttatactCGCGGTGATAAGATAAGCTGTTTATAAAAGGGGCTTATCTTTACTATCGTACAGTTTAATATATACACGGTGATTTTATGAAACTCTGTTAACTTCGGCGCATGGCTAAgtacatttaataataatttcgtatttttttaatcaaaacatTTAAATGCGGCATATAGCGGTGTTGAAACACTGCCATTATATTTAACTAAACTATGATGACACGTCGTGAGCCCGAGAttgtaccttttttttttttttttctgttgacGGAGTGGGGAATGCGTTTACGCATCCCTCCCCGGCCGTGGGGCAAGGCCAGAATGGGGAGGGTAAGTGGGACTCCCTCCTTCGACTCCCTCTCCTAGCGAGCGTTtggtagcaaatgtatgaattcGTACTAACCACAAATTAATATGTAATCAGGCCCTAAGGCAATTGTACACGCTCGTAACTCGTAAGggctattagattagataaaaataaattattgattttcTTCAACATAGAGTTAGAGTACCGGTGTCTTTGACAGATGAActtaatttaagctcaggaatgcacccttaaAATTAAcgaagtttgaaaaaaaaacggtGTAACTattgatgtaggtacttataaaaggCAGTTTCCGGATATATCACTGTTTAAAGACCGTATAGGTAGTGCAAATACTTCAGTAGCGATAGGATCCCTAGAACAATGCACAAGGATGAAGGTTCtaactacgaggggtgttcaaaatattctcggtatgagaatgaaaacaaacaagtacgaaaagtttgatatttttatttttcaatatactccccccctatgttcatacacttaaaagatcgatcaattattttttttaatccctcgtaaaaatattttttatctttcgtgtaaaaatgctcctccactgccgccttcaatgcttcatcgtcagaaaatttatttccacgcagatcctttttaagattggggagcaaaaagaagtcgctgggggctaagtccggactatacggtgggtgagtaacagttttaaacccacattcaacaatagctgccttggcaatatgagcagtatggacgggggcgttgtcatgcagaagcagaatacctttggttaactttcctcgcctcttttccttaattacatcctttaattgacgtagaatgttagcgtagtactgtcctgtgatatttacacctttttctttataatcgattagtaatactccttcacaatcccaaaatatcgtggccatgaccttgccagctgaagggatgaccttgaacttcttgagatgagctgaacccttaatgtgccactgcatggactcttgttcactctctgggtcataatgatgaacccaggtttcatctccagtaactattctttgcagcacctcattaggattttcaccgcaggtcaataaaatcggaacaacaagctacacgcatgtctttttgaagccgagtcagcattcgcggaacccatcttgcacttacttttgacatattaagatggtcatgtataatatcatgtacggtaccaatagagagattggttacttgtgctatttttaccttttaccttcactcgaccatcttccaatataagtttttccactttatcaatattttcttgtgaagtagctactacaggccggccaggtctagggtcatcttcaatactctcccttccgcgtttaaacttgcttgaccacttttgaatggtagacaaagaaggagcagactcacggtaaacacaatccatttcctcttttatggttttttgatttttaccctgttttgtcaagaatttaatcacgcatcgatgttctaatttagttaacattgtcaattcgcacatgatgttcatgtttgttcagcaattgcagaaaaacaaaatactatCTCGaattcgaattatacttttttttaatgtcaatgaacaaaccttagcggccagtaacgaaagaaattttagaagaggtcgtaagatatcaataccgagaatattttgaacgcccctcgtagatcTAAATGCAAAGCAAATATGTATACCGTCTGCTTCTGTACAATAAAATAGCATGTTTCAGGGTTAGCTTTATTTAGACTAATGGAGATAGCGCGATATTTTAGTCTCGACCTACAAccgtgtataattgtatattcatcatcatcatcatcaccattcTTGAATTTCCAAAATATGAATTGACTAAAACAATCATCGAACCTACTCACAAAATTTCATGAGAATCGGTTGACACCTGCGACCTGAAGAGAACATCggacataaagtgtcattccatGAATGATGAAACTTGCtatctatgtaaacaaaagtcactagtaaattcatcattcagagacaatttcaatatggcggttggtttacatagttagcaagaagttccatagaatgacactttacgaaaACATTTTTGCCAAAGCTGAAACGTAGACCCTTCgataacgctcggtcaataaaaATGGCGAGAAACGCCAGCTATTTTGAACAgacaaacattatttatttatttttttagttactATAGGTTTGTTTCGTTATCTTATCAACATCAGTAGGTACATGTTGCATACGGTATTCAATGTCTTGAATAAATACAATGGATGATTAATTAGTACGAGTCCATTGTCTGAAGAAgtataaatttgaaccttacagtaaatattgatt of Cydia amplana chromosome 17, ilCydAmpl1.1, whole genome shotgun sequence contains these proteins:
- the LOC134656124 gene encoding anaphase-promoting complex subunit 2 → MAQKRAELKVYWNKITYAYPILNDTLFTDCTNAEYDEVQQIIVGLGIPARIRDLVLLHTEKYVRQHITPSFWSKFTVVEEEVKGFQLFKSAVNDLYESVSNFMPMLRRLAILNNSCCDNKPIFGEKDVILGFKQLIRATLLSQLPLDFQVIINHFYKMSFNVFDNENESSDMSEDVTCAGCSNEYSECNCAYIVKVFHDTNRKLMELQLLERLTGQVLTSFIQLRIDSHIQKLCTGTDVSHISALENWLETTVMSWLTRIYCAGSSKPPPDDKNIQNAILKFKQKLSYYLYHSYTKLRIDQLFNIIIIDYPDSQPAIDDIKLCLNKTDLRATLYKKLQSALETRLLHPGVNTPDILTAYVSTIRALQHLDPSGVILETVTKPVKNYLRNREDTVRSVVSSLTEEGAGSELAEELAKFATDADGDHEKEEAWDEWNPDPVDADPKINANDRKASDIISMLVNVYGSKELFVNEYRTLLADRLLAQNVINTEKEIRYLELLKLRFGESQLHFCEVMLKDISDSKRINALIQQHSNFKALNEKFTSNAMILSAQFWPPFKDENLELPDEIKKHFEAYTKTFEELKGSRTLSWKPHLGNVNIEIEIGGEKTDLIVSPFNATLIMHFQNKPEWSLEELHQVMKVPITVLRRKITYWQSLGFITEKSTDFYVLVDSSDAKKSQVSANQVQEMICEDDETESVMASAHDQREGELQVFWSYIVGMLTNLDSLPLDRIHQMLKMFASQAPGTECSLQELRQFLDTKVRTHQLVLQGGMYKLPKT
- the LOC134655671 gene encoding H/ACA ribonucleoprotein complex subunit 3 encodes the protein MYLRYFLNENGERQYTLATLDPTGKPTLSAHPARFSPEDKYSRQRIIIKKRFGLLITQQPEPIH